The proteins below are encoded in one region of Pseudomonas putida NBRC 14164:
- the secB gene encoding protein-export chaperone SecB, with protein sequence MTDQQTNGAAAEDNSPQFSLQRIYVRDLSFEAPKSPQIFRQTWEPSVALDLNTKQKALEGDFHEVVLTLSVTVKNGDEVAFIAEVQQAGIFLIANLDAASMSHTLGAFCPNILFPYARETLDSLVTRGSFPALMLSPVNFDALYAQEMQRMQEAGEVPTVQ encoded by the coding sequence ATGACTGACCAACAGACCAACGGCGCTGCTGCAGAAGACAACAGCCCTCAGTTCTCCCTGCAGCGCATCTATGTGCGCGACCTGTCGTTCGAGGCCCCGAAAAGCCCGCAGATCTTCCGTCAGACCTGGGAGCCGAGCGTTGCGCTGGACCTGAACACCAAGCAGAAAGCCCTGGAAGGTGACTTCCACGAAGTGGTGTTGACCCTGTCGGTAACCGTCAAGAACGGTGACGAAGTGGCTTTCATTGCTGAAGTGCAGCAGGCCGGTATCTTCCTGATCGCCAACCTGGATGCGGCTTCGATGAGCCACACCCTGGGTGCGTTCTGCCCGAACATCCTGTTCCCGTACGCCCGCGAGACCCTGGACAGCCTGGTGACCCGTGGTTCGTTCCCGGCCCTGATGCTGTCGCCGGTCAACTTCGACGCCCTGTACGCGCAAGAAATGCAGCGCATGCAGGAAGCCGGCGAAGTGCCGACCGTACAGTAA
- the trmL gene encoding tRNA (uridine(34)/cytosine(34)/5-carboxymethylaminomethyluridine(34)-2'-O)-methyltransferase TrmL: MFHVILFQPEIPPNTGNIIRLCANSGCDLHLIEPISFELDDKRLRRAGLDYHEYATLKRHESLAGCLESLGNPRLFAFTTKGSHPFHEVAYQPGDAFLFGPESRGLPAEVLDSLPAEQRLRLPMRPGCRSLNLSNTVAVTVYEAWRQNGFAGS; this comes from the coding sequence ATGTTTCACGTCATCCTTTTTCAACCAGAAATTCCGCCGAATACCGGCAACATCATTCGCCTGTGCGCCAACAGCGGCTGCGACCTGCACCTGATCGAACCCATCAGCTTCGAACTGGATGACAAGCGCCTGCGTCGCGCGGGGCTGGATTACCATGAGTATGCCACGCTCAAGCGCCATGAGAGCCTGGCCGGATGCCTGGAAAGCCTCGGTAATCCAAGGCTGTTCGCCTTTACCACCAAGGGCTCGCACCCGTTCCATGAAGTGGCCTATCAGCCGGGCGACGCCTTTCTGTTCGGGCCAGAAAGCCGCGGCTTGCCGGCCGAGGTGCTGGACAGCCTGCCGGCCGAACAGCGTCTGCGCCTGCCGATGCGGCCGGGGTGCCGTAGCCTGAACCTGTCCAATACCGTGGCGGTGACGGTGTATGAGGCCTGGCGGCAAAACGGGTTTGCCGGGAGCTGA